In one window of Candidatus Sulfuricurvum sp. RIFRC-1 DNA:
- a CDS encoding Rieske 2Fe-2S domain-containing protein, whose amino-acid sequence MDRRNFLKVVAGATVIAASPSLIRGNLYAADGTLYKAYEKTQLVDAAGKPIKASALEKEVTYIFNYPHASTPCMLINLPKPTTKDVELTSEGGEKYVWKSGVGKERSVVAYVAICTHQMTHPTPNDSFIAYVPTAKKTMAYEKSGIIVCSSHLSAFDAGAGAKVLGGAATQPLNSVVLEHAADDTLWAVGILGSDKFQDYFKSFRPELKEFYGGPAEAKKLVSISAKTVKLTEYSKEIIQY is encoded by the coding sequence ATGGATAGAAGAAATTTTTTAAAAGTTGTTGCCGGTGCAACAGTCATCGCGGCTAGTCCTTCGTTAATTCGCGGCAATCTATATGCGGCGGACGGTACATTATACAAAGCTTATGAAAAAACGCAATTGGTGGATGCTGCCGGAAAACCGATCAAAGCATCGGCTTTGGAAAAAGAGGTTACTTATATTTTTAATTACCCTCATGCCTCAACTCCATGTATGTTGATCAACTTGCCGAAGCCAACTACTAAAGATGTTGAATTAACTTCGGAGGGTGGTGAAAAATACGTATGGAAAAGCGGTGTCGGAAAAGAGCGCAGTGTTGTCGCTTATGTAGCGATTTGTACGCATCAAATGACTCACCCGACACCAAATGACAGTTTTATCGCCTATGTTCCAACGGCGAAAAAAACGATGGCGTATGAAAAAAGCGGCATTATCGTTTGTTCATCTCATCTATCAGCATTTGATGCCGGGGCCGGTGCAAAAGTACTCGGTGGAGCAGCGACCCAGCCTCTTAATTCGGTTGTGCTAGAACATGCAGCAGATGATACCCTTTGGGCAGTCGGTATTTTGGGATCGGATAAATTTCAAGATTATTTCAAAAGTTTCCGTCCAGAGTTAAAAGAGTTCTACGGCGGCCCCGCTGAAGCGAAAAAGCTGGTTTCTATTTCGGCAAAAACCGTTAAGCTCACCGAATATTCTAAAGAAATTATCCAATACTAA